Within Oscillospiraceae bacterium, the genomic segment TGTTATCTCTATTTTTACAGACATCATCTGTGGGTTGTTATTGGGTTCAATTCCATTTTGGCTGCCATACATAAAAATCGCATTATTGATTGCTTGCTTGATTTTCTTTAAGCTTTCGAATGAACTCTCCGGCCTTTGGAGAATCTCGGCGATCGGCACCGTTTATACGGTCATGGATTTGATCGTCAAATGGGTCTCCGGCTCGGCTTTTTGGAAATCGGCATTTTCCTCAGACAGCTTTATCGACACAGTCGGGAACAGCATGCTGCTCAAGTTTATCACCGTTATCCCGATTGCCGCGTCATTTTTCTTTCTGTTTAAATCATCCGAGGAATTTTATCTCTGCCGCGGTGACCTTCGAACAAAAGCGCATAAAATCGTCTGGCTGGGGATTCCGGAGGGAATAATCGGCTGGGGCAAACTGGCTGTGATCTCAGGTGTTTTGATCACACTCGGCACCGGATTGCTCGGAATGGCGACCGCGCTCGGGTTTCAATTTAAAAATGCCGAACAATTGTTGCGCTATATTCCGGTAATTTTATTATTCGCAATGTGCAACTCGTTCAGCGAGGGACTGATTTATCGCTGCGGAATACTCGGCGCGCTGAAAGAAATCGTGCCGCAAGGGTATGCCGTGCTGATGTCAGCGGTGTTTTTCGGCATCGCTCATTATTACGGAGTCCCGGGCGGTCCCCTCGGTGCTGTGATGAGCGGATTGCTCGGTTGGTATATGGCGAGGAGCATGGCCGAGACCAAGGGCATGGTGTCTGCGTGGATCATTCACTTTATGCAGGATACCGTCATCTTCTCGATGATGGTGATGATGAAATAATCATTTTGGGAGATTTTCATGAACGGAATCGGCGAAAGAAAAGCGCGTTGGAACGAATTTCTCTATGGCAACGGGAATGTTCGTCAAATCCTGATGGTCAATACCCCTTGGCTCGAAGAAGAAAGACCCAGTATATGGCCTGAGTTAAAGCAGGAGCGTATTGATTGGATCTTGCGTAAATATGAAATGTTGATGAAAAGAGCGCAATGGCTGGACGACGACACCGTCCCGTTTTTGGATATGCTGACCGGCACCGATATTTTCCCGGAGGCGTTCGGCTGCGCTGTTTACAGACCGGACTTTGCCATGCCTTCTGCACGTCCCCTGGTTCATACCGCATCCGAAGCGGCCAAGCTTAAAGTACCGATGTTGTGGGATTCGTCGTTGGCATACCTTTTCGAAATGGCGGATAAGATTCAGGAGAGAACGGGGAAAGACGCCGTTTTCAAAGTGCCCGACAATCAGAGCCCGATGGATATCGCAACTCTGATCTGGGATAAAAATGAGTTTTACATCGCCATCCTCGAGGAACCCGAAGCCGTGAAGGAACTGGCATATAAGGTTTATTTGCTGCAGACCGAGTTTTTCGACGAGTGGTTTCGCCGTTATGGGAAGAACCATATTGCCCATTATCCGAATTACTATATGGATCACGGCATCACCTTAGCGGACGACGAGGTCGGTATCGTCAGTTCGGAGATTTTCAAAGAATTTTATCTTCCGGAGCTTTGCGCGCTCTCCGACCGGTACAGCGGGCTCGGCATGCACTGCTGCGCGGATTCCCGGCACCAGTGGGAAAACTTCAAACTGATCCCCAATCTGCGTTTGTTGAATCTGGCAAGACCAAACGATATATTAGTTGAAGCATACAAATTCTTTGCCGATTTTACCGCGCAGTATCACTGCTGGTGCGGAGACGGCCCGGCATGGACCTGGCCGAGCCAGCGTCCCGAGAATGCCCGAATCGTCTGCGATGCGACTGCAGAAAACAAAGAAGAAGCCCTTGAAATCAGTGAGCGCTTTCGGGAGATGTGGGAAATAAAAACATTCAAAGGTGATTAAATGAATAAGTTTGACAAAAAACTAAGAAGGGACGGATTGATATGAGCGATACCAAACAAACGCACTCATTTTTGTTGAAACTGATGTACACAGTGACCATTCTGATTGCGGGTGGTCTCGGAATCGGAATACTGGCCGTATCCGGCACAACGCAGTGGATTTTCGGTGTCGATTGTCCTCGAGTGGTTTCCGGTCTCGTCGCCAGTGTCTTTTTGTCGTTTGCATTGATATCGGTTTTGGGCTTGAGAGACCCGGTAAAGTATATACCGATCCTGTTTATGCAGCTGCTGTATAAGACCGTCTGGCTATGCGTTGTCGCCCTTCCTCTTTTAATTGCCCGGGAAATAACATCAGATATGATACCGGTAATCGCAATTTTTTTGGCGGTTATTATCGGTGATTTGTTCGCCATACCGTTTAAAGTGTTTTTCGGAAAGAAGTCCACATAAGAATTATTATACATTCCATCACTTGTGTATATATTGGTTCGAGTCCCTTTCGGGCGGAGAGAGGAGTTTTAAAAAACATCCGGGTTTATCCCGGTTGCAAGCATCCCGCAACTGCCCGATTTGGGAATGTGGAATTAGGAATTAGGATTTTCGGAAATCTGATATGTGATTATGTTTCATTAAAAAACGAAAATATGTGAACTTGAATATTTTTTCATTGACCCACCTCCTTTACGCCAATTAACCAAATTATAACATATTGCCAAAAAAAGAGCAATGTTCGTATCTCATTTAGACAATAAAAGAAGCACCCGGAGGTGCTTCTTTTATTTGGCGGAGAGAGAGAGATTCGAACTCTCGTCAGGGTATTGGCCTGAACACGATTTCCAGTCGTGCGCCTTAGACCAGCTCAGCCATCTCTCCGCATCGCTGTGTCCAATTCGAAATCACGATTCAAGTGTTCCGGGTTGGGGCGCTCGAACATACTATCACAAAATCACCGGTCTGTCAAGAATATATCAGACAAATTTCTCCCCGTTTTTCATCCGCACTTCAATGCGTGTAATGCTGACATCCGCTTCGGTCGCACACTGTTCGCAAAATGCATCTGTCAGAAGGGTGGGGTTGATGTTTTCGGCCACTCCGGTCGGTAATATTGCCTCGAATTCGCATTTTTCACTGTCACCTGTGATTTTGCCGATTTTCACGAGTAACTTCAGGTCGATCTCTTTTGTCCCCGATTTTGTCTTTTTGATTACGATCACCTTGTCCGCATTCCAAAACTGTTTGAACTTTACTTTTACGCCGGGGTAGGTGAACACGATCCGATAAGTCGCCTCGGTGATGATCTTCGGGTCATTCACAGGTGGCGCGCAGCTTATCATATGCAGTTCGGGCGGCAAAAATCGATTCAGTTTTTCCACAACTTTTTCGCAGTCGATCTCGCTCTCGGTCTGGATGTCCATGCTCTCGCAGTCGCTTTCAATCCCGAGCGAAAGCGGCAGTGCGAAAGTCAACAAGGGGCGCGGATTAAAGCCCTGCGAATAGGTCATCGGCAGCTCTGCACTGCGCAGAGCGCGCATCATCGTGCGGTTGACGTCCAGGTGTGAGATAAAGCGCAAAACGCCCTTTTTTACAAACCACAGGCGATATTTCATTTGCTGCCTTCTTTCCCGCAGAATCCATAAACCGCCGCTCCGCAGCCGACGCACTTCGTGCGGCAGTTCGGCGTGGTAACGCCCTCGAGTGCCCGGTGGTATTCGCGCAGATAATGCGCCTTGGTTACGCCGACGTCCAAGTGTTCCCACGGCAGAATCTCATCTTCGCCAATGGTACGCGCGGCGAAAAAGTCCATATCGACGCCGCAAGTCTTGAACGCGTCAAGCCATACATCATATTTGAACCACTCGTTCCAACCGTCCAGTCGACAGCCGTTTCGAAAAGCCGTCTCGATGACAGTCGAAAGCGTCCGGTTGCCGCGCGCGAAGACCGCTTCAAGGCGGCTGGTCTCCATATCGTGATAATTATAGGTGATCTTGCGGGTCTTGATCGAGGAAGCGAGCAGCTTCTGCTTCCTCACAATCTCTTCCTCGCTATCCTGCCCGACCCACTGGAACGGGGTGAACGGTTTCGGGATAAAAGTCGACACGCCGATGGAGATATTCAACAGATGCCCCTTCGGGTTCTCGGCGTTTTGGTAATAGAGATCCACCGCTTTCTGTGCCATTTGGGCGATTGCGATGATATCCTCGTCGGATTCGGTCGGCAGCCCGATCATAAAATAGAGCTTCAGGGAGGTATATCCGCCGTTGAAGACAACTTTACAGGTGCGCTCGAACTCCTCTTCGGTGACCTGTTTGTTGATGACATCTCTCAGGCGCTGGCTTCCGGCTTCCGGGGCAAATGTCAGGCCGCTTTTCCGCACCGCAGAGACCTTATCCAATACCTCGGAAGAAAAATTATCTACTCGCAGCGACGGAAGTGAGAGGTTGACTTTTTGTTGATCGGTTTTCGCCGTGAGCTCGTCGAGCAGCGGAACGATTTCGGTATAGTCGCTGGTTGAAAGCGATGAGAGCGCCATCTCCTCATAGCCCGAGACGGTACATTCGTCGATCAGAATATCTCGCACGGTGTCGGCTTTGCGCTCGCGCACCGGACGGTAGATGTAACCCGCCTGACAGAACCGGCAGCCGCGGATGCACCCGCGAAACAGCTCTGTTGCGGCTCTCGATTGGACGACTTCGATATAAGGTACCGGCCCGGGCGGCGGTGCATACATCTTGTCAAGATCTTTGACAATGCGCTTTTTCACTTTCGCGGGCGCGTCGTTTTTGGGCGTGACCGATTGAATCGTGCCGTCATCATTATAAACAACATCGTAAAAAGAGGGGACATAGATGCCCGTGATTTTAACGGCTTCTTTTAGCAGCTTGTCTTTGTCCCAACTATCTGCCTTGGCCTTTTTACAAACAGCCATCAACTCCGGCAAGACTTCCTCACCTTCGCCGAGCACGGCCAGATCCACAAAATCCGCAATCGGCTCCATGTTGCAAACGCAGGGACCGCCTGTGATTACCAGCGGAAATGCGGTTTTGCGGTCCTTGGCGCGAAGCGGCAGCTTCGCGAGATCGAGAATATTCAGAATATTGGTATAGGATAACTCATATTGCAACGTAAAACCGATCACGTCAAATTCGGACAGCGGGTCGCCGCTTTCGAGTCCGTAGAGCGGGATATCATGGTCGCGCAGTACTTTTTCCATATCCGGCCATGGGGCATATGCCCGTTCGCACCAGATTTCGGAGTCGTTATTGAGCAGGCCGTACAGGATTTTCTGGCCTAAGTAAGACATTCCGATATCGTAGATATCGGGAAAACAGAAGCAAAAGCGGAGTTTGACGTCCGCTTTGTCCTTCATCTCACAGCCTGTCTCATGTCCGATATACCGCCCCGGTTTCGAGACATTCATCAAATATTTCTCTGTTTCAGAATACAAAAATAACCTCTCCAATCACACAATCGTGACAATGCCCGTATATTATACCTCATAAGTGCGCAGTCTTCAAGCGCAACGAACCGTTGAAGATTTAGTGTTTAGGACGCTTGGTTTCGGTTCGTTTTGGATTGTCGGTTATTTGAACCGACAATCCCAGAATCTTGGAACACCGATTTTGATTTGTTGAAACCGTAATGAGCGCTTGAAACCGTCCGGATTTCCTCGATTGCAAAACCAAAGCGGGTATGTTATAATGTCTGAGACGACAAATAATGGGTCGTTTTCGATCAGTGTTTAGTTTATATTCGGAGGAAAATATGGCCGAAAAAGAGACGGGAACGGGTATGATTCAGAAAATCAGTAGCCTGGCCGAAAAACTCAGAGCGAAAAGAGCAGAGCAGAGGCCGGACAATAAAGAGAGAAGCGCCGGATGGGCGAAGTTTTGGAAGTTCTGCGCCGGCTTTATGATGATGCTGATCATCGCGGGCTGTGTATTCGGCGCCGTGATGACCGTCTATGTGATCAAATACGTTGATCCGACCGCGACCATCGATATCTCCGGATTGAAATACACGACATTAATGCTTGCTCAGGATCCGACAACCGGCGAATATGTCGAGACCGCAAAAGTCTACAGCGACGAAAACCGCATCTGGGTTGACATCGGCGATGTGCCGGAGCATGTTCAAAAAGCCGTTGTGGCTTCGGAGGACAAGCGGTTTTACGACCACCACGGCGTCGACTGGGTCAGAACCTTCGGAGCGGCAGCTAACCTGGTTTTCAATTTTTGGGGCAACAAGCAGGGCGGTTCCACAATGACCCAGCAGCTGATTAAAAATATCACGGGCGATGACGAGGTCACGATCGAGCGGAAAGTCCAGGAGATTATGCGCGCGCTTAACCTTGAAAAGACGGTCTCAAAGGACATCATCCTCGAGGCCTATATGAACACCATGTTTTTGGGCTACAGCTGCAACGGCATCCAGTCGGCGGCTAAATTCTATTTCGGAAAAGATGTCTCGCAGCTGACCGTAGCAGAGGCGGCGAGCATTGTTGTCATCACGCGTTACCCAACCGCAAATAATCCGCTTCTGCATCCCGAGAAAAACAAGCAGGCCTACATGTATGTGCTCAGAGTCATGTATCAGCAGGGCTGGCTCACCAGGCCGGAATATCAGGAAGCCATTAATCAAAAATTGGTGTTCGTCGGCGATGCGGGAACCGTCAGGACCACCGACGTCTATTCCTGGTACGAGGATCAAGTCTATGAAGATGTTTTAAAAGATTTGCAATCCGAACTCGGCTATACTGCGACAACGGCTAAATATTTATTGCAAAACGGCGGTCTTCGCATTTATATGGCGGTCGACCAGAATATCCAGAAAGCCATGGAAGACCAATATTACAACGAGGCCAATTTTATCAAAGAGAATCGTGACGAACAGCCGCAGTCGGCGATGGCAATCATGGACTACAACGGCAGGGTTCTCGGTATCGTGGGCGGAAAGGGCGAAAAAACCGCCAATCTGCTTTGGAACCGGGCGACCGATTCCACGCGTTCATCGGGTTCCGCGATTAAACCGCTTGCTGTTTACGGACCTGCAATCGAACTAAATTTAATCTATTGGTCGCAAAAACTGCTCGATGGACCGATTCAACTGCAGGATGATTACGGAGTATCTTACGATTGGCCGAATAATTATTACAGCGGATATAAGGGGCTTGTAACCCTCGATTATGCGATTCAGCGTTCGACCAATACCGTTGCAGCCCGTGTGCTTCAAATGGTCACACCGGAGGTCAGCTTTAATTTCGTATATAATAAACTACACATGACCACCCTTGTAAAATCCAAAAGGATCAACGGCAAAACTTTCTCCGACATCGGGCTTGCACCTCTGAGCATGGGCTCGCTGACAAACGGCGTCACGGTGTTGGAGATGGCGGCCGCTTATCAGATTTACGGCGGCGAGGGCGGTCTCTATACCGAACCGTACACGTATACCAAAGTTGAAGATGCCAGCGGCAACGTGATTTTAACCAAACATCCTACCGCGACCCGGGTGATGACCGAGGAGAGCGCCTTCATTATGAACCGGTTGATGCAGCGAGTGGTGGAAGGTGAAAACGGCACAGGCCGCAAAGCTTCGCAGCTCGGATATCCGGTAGCGGCTAAAACCGGTACCACCACCGATTACAACGACCGTTGGTTTGTCGGTCTCACGCCGTATTATGTCGGCGTCGTCTGGACCGGCTACGACACCAAGACCGAGATGGACGAGAGCTTGGCAAACCCGTCGCTTGATGCTTGGCTCAAGATCATGAAGGTGATTCATGAGGGTAAACCTGACTCCGACTTTTTTACTTCGGATCTGGTCGAGCGTCGGCTTTATTGCACAGTCAGCGGTCTGATGGCAGGCCCGAATTGCAAAAACACCGCCTATGGATGGTATAAAAAATCGCAATATATTGAGACCTGCGATATCTGCGGTCAATAAATTAACGGGAGTGGGCGATGAAAAAAAGAATTTCGTTTTTAATTGCGGCAATCCTATTGATCTCATATTGCGCCTGCGGATCCGAACCCGGACAATTACTCGGTTCCGATGATACGGCCGAAAATCAGACTGTAACAGCGGATGCCGATAATCTGATTTTAGCTTATCATTCATCCTATTCGTTGGATCCGTATGCGGAAATTACCGATTTGAACCGCGAAATCGCCAAGCTTTGTTATGAGCCGCTTTTTAATCTGGACAGCAATATGATGACCTATGCGGTTTTGGCAGCTTCAGTCCAAAAGGTTTCCGATCTTGAGTATAAAATCATATTAAATTCAAGCCGTACCTTTTGGGACGGTTCTGCGGTCACGGCAGCTGACGTTGTTTTTTCCTATACAAAAGCCGTCACAAGCTCAAATTATGCCTATCTTTCCGGAATTTTTACGAGCGTAGAGGCAAGCGGAAACGATGTAATTGTCAAGCTGGTAAAGGAAAATATCAATTTCCCAGCAGCTACGACTTTTCCCGTAATAAAAAAAGCCAATTATTCTGTTCCAACTTCGACAAAGATCGATTATATGGGCAGCGGTTTATATGCTCCGTCCTATAATAATGGAGCAGAGCTATCGCTGAACCCGTTTCATCCGAGAGCAGGGACCGCAAAAGTAAAAAAGTTTTTATTAAAAGCCATTCCGGATTTTACAGCGATGAATGATTCGCTCGCGGCAAACATCATCAATGCCGGTTACAGCGAACTGGTCGGAGATACTCTCCCCATGATTTCGGGCAACGTCTATCAGATTCCGCAGAACCGGATGGTCTACATCGGTTTTACCGCTGCGGGCGTATGCGCCGATCCGAACTTGCGGACGGCGATTTCGCTCGCTATTGACCGAACCCGCGTCAATGCCTTTTTCGGCGGTTATTCCGAAGTTGCGGACACGCCGTTTAATCCTAATTTTTCAAAGATCACAACAAGCTGCACCAACTTGATGCAAAACACCACGGCGGCAATTTCGAGATTCCAAGCGTCTGAATTCACGGGAACTTTACGGCTCGTTGTAAACAGCGACAATGCGGCGAAAGTGAATTTAGCAAATGAATTGCAGCGTGAGCTTTCGGCAATCGGCATTTCGGTCAACCTCCTCTCATTGGATTTCGGCGCCTATCAGAATGCCGTACTTTATGGCGGATGTGATATATACATTGGAGAAATCAAACTCTCTGCGGATTATAACTTTAACGAACTGATCGATTCACTCACCCCGCAGCAGGGAATTTTATGTTCGCAATATCTCTGCGACACTCGCAACGCTTATCTTAGGACCGGCGACAGCACCCGTTTCCTCGCTGCTTTTGAGTCGGAACTACCGTTTATTCCTCTCGTTTATCGCGACGGCGCTGCCGCATTTTCGTCTAATCTTGTCGTGACGCAGTCAGACACCTTTGAAAATGCTTTTTATAATTTGGCATATACGCAGGAGATAACGACGGTGAGTCAGGATGCTAAATAGTTTTTATTGCCCGAAAGCAAAAGAGACCGGCGTCCAATTCATCAAGGGTGTTGGCCCTGCAAGGGCTGCGCTGCTTTTAAAACTGGGACTCAAAACCGCAGCCGATTTGATCGATTTTTACCCGCGCGCCCATATGGACTTCTCCGCCGGTTCAACTTTTGAGAACGCGACAAAAGGAGAGGTCTGTTCGGTCAACGCCACCGTGACAGGAAAAGCGGTGCGGGTGCCGACAATAAATAGAAACATCACGCTGTATAACGTGCGGGTTGTTGACGCCGACGGGGCGGTCGGACGCATGGTTTTTTTCAACAGTCAATATGCCGCCGAAGGGCTCAAAGACGGCAAGGAATATTGCTTTACAGGGAAGATTGACAAAACAAGCGGCAGGGTAGAGATGATTTCTCCAAAGTATGTCTCACTGGAAGGAAACCGCGGGCTGTTGGTACCGATTTATGCGCAGACAAAGGGCTTAAACAGCGCTGCCATCGCAAAAATCATCGCTGCCGTGCTCGAAATTTTCCTGCCTTTAATAGAAGAACCTTTTCCCGATGAAATCCGAAAAGAATATGGGCTTTGTTCGCTGAACTACGCACTTCGTAATATCCATTTCCCCTCTGACTGTCAAGCATATGAGCTTGCCAAGCAGCGATTGATCTTCGGTGAACTGCTGACTTTCAACTTGATCATGGAGGCCATGAAAGCAGGCGCGCGGGAGGGGCAGGCCGTTATTATTCCGCGTTGCGATATGAAGCTGTTCGTCGCCGCGCTGCCCTTTAAACTGACCGATTGCCAAAAGAACGCCATCAAACAGGCATTTGAGGATATGGCTGGCGAAAAGCCGATGAACCGTTTATTGCAAGGTGACGTCGGTTCGGGGAAGACCGCTGTCTGTGCGGCATTGCTTTACAGAACGGCAAAAGCCGGTTATCAGTCGGCGCTGATGGCGCCCACGGAACTGCTTGCGAATCAACACTACAAAAATTTGAACGGTCTTCTTTCCGGGCTCGGTGTTCGCTGTGAATTGCTGACGGGCGCAACCAAACAAGCCGAGCGCAAACGAATTTCAGAATCGCTTGCCTCGGGTGAAATCGATATTTTAATCGGAACCCACACGCTGTTTTCCGACAATGTGATTTATCAAAATCTAGCTTTGGTGGTTGCGGATGAACAACACCGGTTCGGCGTCCGTCAGCGGTCGAAATTGGCGGCAAAAGGCATCTCTCCGCACTTTTTTGTCATGTCGGCAACCCCGATTCCGCGCACACTGGCGCTGATGCTCTACGGCGATCTCGACCTTTCGGTGCTTGATACACTTCCCAACGGCCGGCGGGAGATTAAGACCTATATCTACAAAGAAAAAAGCCGTGCACACCTGTTCGAGTTTATCAAAAAGGAACTGGACAAGGGGCGGCAGGCCTATATCGTCTGCCCGGCCATCGACGACAATGAATCGGGAAAGCAGGCGGCAGCGGTCTATTACGAAAAAGCGATTCAGCCCGCGTTCAAGCAATATAAAACCGCGCTCTTGCACGGACGGCTGGCAGCCGCCGAGAAAAACGCGGTCATGTCCGATTTTATCGCAGGGAATACACAGTTGCTTGTTTCAACTACGGTCATCGAGGTCGGCATTGACGTGCCGAATGCCACGATCATGACCATCGAGGATGCCGATTCGTTCGGGCTTGCCCAACTTCACCAACTGCGCGGCAGAGTGGGCAGGGGTTCACACGAGTCGTATTGTATTTTAGTGGCACATGCCTGTTCCGACACGGCGTATGAACGGTTGAACATCATGAAAGACAGTTCAAACGGTTTCGAAATTGCCGAAAAAGACTTAAAATTGCGCGGCCCGGGCGATTTTCTCGGTGAGCGCCAAAGCGGTCTTCCGATTTTACGTTTAGCAGGGAGTTTATCCGATTTTTCCGCTGTAGCCGCCGCCAAAAATGCCGCAATAAAACTCGCAGTCAACCCTCCACCGATTTTGGAAAAAATGATCGCCGAGATTCGCAATGAGATTGCCGGAGGCGGGTTGAATTAGAAAACAGGGCGTTCCTCAAGATATAGGAATTATAAATTCACCCAATATCTTTCAAGATATTCGCTTTCACGTTCATCATACACGGTGCTTTCATAGATTCCGCCGTTTGCTATTTTGGTTCTCTTGCTGCCCTCGTTTTCTTGAAGGCATGTAATCAAAACTTTGTCGAGTCCGTATTCTTTGCAAGCTTTCAGACAATCGGAAAGCATTTGCTTTGCATATCCTTTACTTCTCTCATTCTGCCGAACCGAATAACCGATATGCCCGCCGTATTTTTCAAGAAAATCATAAAATAATGACGGAATTGAATCATACCTACTATTTTATGATCGGTTTCACGCACATAGATGAATTGCTCGGCAGTTACTAACTCATTTTGAACGGTGTCTGGATTCTCTGATTTTCGATTAAATTCCAACCATTCCTCGATGTTTTCCATATGTCTGAGCGGACCTGTTCCGTCCATTGAACTATTTGCTTCCAACATTTCCTGACGAAACGAAATAATATCGTCTTGATAAGAAATATCGGGTTTTATAAGTTTACACTTCTCCATAAAAACACCTGTTAAAGTATTAATTTTCATTATTAATGAAGAAACGGCGGGCGACCAATAGGATCGCACCTACAGCTTTATGAACGCCTATTTAAAATAGTCCACTCCTGCGCGGAACAAATCAATCGACGAGCCGCCGACATTGCGCAGCAGGTTTTTGCCGCAGCGCTCGTCATGACCCATTTTCCCGAAAACTCTGCCGTCGGGCGAGGTGATGCCTTCGACCGCAGCCATCGAGCCATTGGGATTGTGGGGCATTTGCATGGTCGGATTGCCGTTTTCGTCGACATAGACCGTGGCGATCTGCCCGTTTTGCGCCAATTGCTCAATCAGCGCGGGATCAGCGACAAACCGGCCCTCTCCGTGCGAGACCGGAATCGTGTAGACCTCGCCCGGATTTGCGTATTTCATCCACGGCGACTTGGCCGAGATGACTTTTAAGCGCACCGGAATCGACTGGTGCCGGCCGATGGCGTTAAAGGTCAAAGTCGGGCTGTCAGCGGTCATCGCGCGGATATCGCCAAACGGCACGAGTCCGAGTTTAATCAGCGCCTGAAATCCGTTGCAGATACCGAGCGCGAGTCCGTCCCGTTTGTAAAGCAGGCCGTTGATTGCCGAGGAAATATCGGGGTTATTAAAAAAAGCGGTGATAAATTTTCCGCTGCCGTCGGGTTCGTCACCGCCCGAGAAGCCGCCGGGGATCATCAGAA encodes:
- the recG gene encoding ATP-dependent DNA helicase RecG — encoded protein: MLNSFYCPKAKETGVQFIKGVGPARAALLLKLGLKTAADLIDFYPRAHMDFSAGSTFENATKGEVCSVNATVTGKAVRVPTINRNITLYNVRVVDADGAVGRMVFFNSQYAAEGLKDGKEYCFTGKIDKTSGRVEMISPKYVSLEGNRGLLVPIYAQTKGLNSAAIAKIIAAVLEIFLPLIEEPFPDEIRKEYGLCSLNYALRNIHFPSDCQAYELAKQRLIFGELLTFNLIMEAMKAGAREGQAVIIPRCDMKLFVAALPFKLTDCQKNAIKQAFEDMAGEKPMNRLLQGDVGSGKTAVCAALLYRTAKAGYQSALMAPTELLANQHYKNLNGLLSGLGVRCELLTGATKQAERKRISESLASGEIDILIGTHTLFSDNVIYQNLALVVADEQHRFGVRQRSKLAAKGISPHFFVMSATPIPRTLALMLYGDLDLSVLDTLPNGRREIKTYIYKEKSRAHLFEFIKKELDKGRQAYIVCPAIDDNESGKQAAAVYYEKAIQPAFKQYKTALLHGRLAAAEKNAVMSDFIAGNTQLLVSTTVIEVGIDVPNATIMTIEDADSFGLAQLHQLRGRVGRGSHESYCILVAHACSDTAYERLNIMKDSSNGFEIAEKDLKLRGPGDFLGERQSGLPILRLAGSLSDFSAVAAAKNAAIKLAVNPPPILEKMIAEIRNEIAGGGLN